In Deinococcus psychrotolerans, the genomic window AAGCAGAACAATGCCTTGCTGAGTATTTTGAACCGCAAGCCAGACAGTGAAACTGGGCCGAGCGCCGCCCTGCCTGCGGGCCGCTTGTTCTCGCAGACGGTAGCAGGAAATACTCCCGACTCAGGCGTGGCCGAGCGGCTGCGCGAACTGCGGCGCACACTGGCCAAGGAGCGTGACATCAGCGCCTTTTTGATTTTTCCGAATGCCACGCTGGACGTACTGGCCGAGCGCCAGCCGCGCAGCGTGGCCGAACTCCACGGCCTAGCAGGCATGGGCGAAAAGCGCATCGACGCTTACGGCGAGCAGATCGTGGCGGCGATTTTGGGTTCAGTGGACGGTTGAGCGCCGCACTGGACTTTTCCCGCTGAGCCGCTAGGATACCTGAGGAACAAAGTCAACCCAACGTCTCAGCGCGGCTGACCACTGCTTTTTGGTGGGCTTGCCGTTTCGGCGTACCGGAAGTTGGCAGGGGGGAATACATGAACGAACGGCGGACATCAAGCGGCGTTTCTTTCGAATCTGGGCGGAGGACTGCACGGCCTGCCAAGGCGCTCTTTATAGGTCTGGCGCTCGCACTGGGAGCTTGTGCCCAGCCCGGCCCCGGCACCGACCCCAAGCCGGAAAACCGCGAACTGGGCGAGAACGTCAAGGTCTTTGATCCCAGCATGTCCACCGCCGACATTCAGGCGGCGGTGGACGCTGTCAAGGCCCAGCAGCTCAACGCCGAGTTTGGCAATGGCCGCTACGCCCTGTTTTTCAAGCCCGGCACTTACGGCACGCCCGACAAGCCGCTGCTCATCGATGTCGGTTACTACACCGAGGTCGTGGGCCTGGGCCGCACGCCGAATGACGTGGTCATCAACGGCCACGTCAATGTCTACAACCGCTGCTTGGAGACCGGCACTGACGGCAACCCCAGCAACTGCATCGCTTTAGACAACTTCTGGCGCTCAGCGTCCAACATGACCATCAAGGTGGCGGGCGGCGAAGGCTGTCAGGCGGCCACCAATTTCTGGGCAGTCTCGCAGGCCGCTCCGCTGCGGCGCATGAATGTGGTGGGCAAATTCAGCCTCATGGATTACTGCTCGGCTGGCCCGCAGTACGCCAGCGGCGGCTTTATTGCCGATTCCAGATTCAGCGGAACTGACGCGGTGGTCAACGGCTCACAGCAGCAGTTCTATATCCGCAACAGCGAAGTTCCCGGCTGGTCGAACGGCGTTTGGAATCAGGTGTTTTCCGGCGTCACGGGAGCGCCCACCACCAATTTCGGCACGCTTTCCAGCGACGGCAAAACGCTGGGCACCTACACCACGCTGCTCAGTACGCCCGTCTCGCGGGAGAAGCCGTACTTGTACCTGGACAGCAGTGGGGCGTATCAGGTGTACGTGCCGGCCACCCGGCAAAACACCAGCGGCGTGAGCTGGGGCAGCGGCGCGGAAAGTGATGGGCGCAGCCTGCCGCTGACTTCCTTCTTCATCGCCCGGCCCACCGACAGCGCGGCGGCGATCAACGCGGCGCTGTCGGGCGGGCGCAATGTGCTGTTTACACCGGGCATCTATACCGT contains:
- a CDS encoding glycosyl hydrolase family 28-related protein — its product is MNERRTSSGVSFESGRRTARPAKALFIGLALALGACAQPGPGTDPKPENRELGENVKVFDPSMSTADIQAAVDAVKAQQLNAEFGNGRYALFFKPGTYGTPDKPLLIDVGYYTEVVGLGRTPNDVVINGHVNVYNRCLETGTDGNPSNCIALDNFWRSASNMTIKVAGGEGCQAATNFWAVSQAAPLRRMNVVGKFSLMDYCSAGPQYASGGFIADSRFSGTDAVVNGSQQQFYIRNSEVPGWSNGVWNQVFSGVTGAPTTNFGTLSSDGKTLGTYTTLLSTPVSREKPYLYLDSSGAYQVYVPATRQNTSGVSWGSGAESDGRSLPLTSFFIARPTDSAAAINAALSGGRNVLFTPGIYTVSQSIQITKANTVVLGLGLATLTTQNGAVPMRVADVDGVDIAGLTFDAGAVNSPTLLKIGTTSTGGSITNPVALHDVFFRIGGPHLGKASNSLEVNRSGTLLDHLWVWRADHGTGVGWDSNTADHGVIVNGNDVTATGLFVEHFQKEEVLWNGERGKTIFFQNEMPYDPPNQAAWKNGPALGYAAYKVADSVQNHEGWGMGSYIFMNVDPSVHASTAFSVPLSAGVKLHSLLTVQLNKGMGIIDHVVNQMGDPVTGDAATGKPAGTPSMVINFP